In a genomic window of Coprococcus eutactus:
- the rlmN gene encoding 23S rRNA (adenine(2503)-C(2))-methyltransferase RlmN, with product MKHLPKSTPTEILNDPYGFTYKEMSEVIGEDKARALYTELYKQPFHKENLSISTKKVYKSSDTEKYVYELKDNRYIETVFIKRRDGGTVCVSTQVGCSVGCIFCESGRNGFVRNLTPSEIVQQVVLIRQKVNRIVFMGMGEPLFNYDNLIAAIHILRDRNGLNFPTDGITVSTVGPVNQLKKLREEHLKIQLTISLHAATQAARNCIIPHMHMYAIEDVVKQALSYSQRHNRKVVFAYLLLPGINDRSSDIRQLAKWFKGKNVMINVLQYNPTSNSKIRAPQKQEMVAFKHQLEQTGLEVTMRVSHGREIKAACGQLANTYNKAKKQQK from the coding sequence ATGAAACACTTACCTAAAAGTACACCTACGGAAATATTGAATGACCCATACGGATTTACTTACAAAGAAATGTCGGAAGTAATTGGAGAGGATAAAGCAAGAGCCTTATATACGGAATTGTATAAACAGCCATTTCACAAAGAAAATCTATCAATATCAACAAAAAAAGTCTATAAAAGTAGCGATACTGAAAAGTATGTTTATGAATTGAAAGATAACAGGTATATTGAAACGGTTTTTATTAAACGGCGAGATGGTGGGACTGTTTGCGTAAGTACGCAAGTTGGTTGTTCTGTTGGCTGTATTTTTTGTGAGTCCGGACGCAATGGTTTTGTTCGTAATCTAACACCGTCTGAAATTGTGCAGCAGGTTGTATTGATACGTCAAAAAGTAAATCGTATCGTTTTTATGGGAATGGGAGAACCTTTATTCAATTACGACAACTTGATTGCAGCAATCCATATTCTTCGAGATAGAAATGGACTTAACTTTCCAACCGACGGCATTACCGTATCAACAGTTGGTCCAGTTAATCAATTAAAAAAATTGCGCGAAGAACATCTAAAAATTCAGTTGACAATATCTTTACATGCAGCAACACAGGCTGCGAGAAACTGTATCATTCCTCATATGCACATGTACGCTATTGAAGATGTTGTTAAGCAAGCATTGTCCTATTCTCAAAGGCATAATCGAAAAGTGGTATTTGCGTATTTGCTTTTACCAGGTATAAATGACCGTTCCTCAGATATAAGGCAACTTGCAAAATGGTTTAAGGGCAAAAATGTTATGATTAACGTGCTGCAATACAACCCGACGAGTAATTCAAAAATTAGAGCACCACAAAAACAAGAAATGGTTGCGTTCAAACATCAATTAGAGCAAACAGGACTTGAAGTTACCATGAGAGTTTCTCATGGTAGAGAGATTAAAGCAGCTTGTGGACAGTTAGCTAATACATATAATAAAGCCAAAAAACAACAGAAATAA
- a CDS encoding RNA polymerase sigma factor, which yields MEPNSREFYKQCAFQKFCNTVLHNEACDTHRELRRHKAKEVTFSDMTLDEARQLHTFDEYFKREAAETVFEKAGKKITPKLLLEAIRTLPEEKRKAILLYYFEGMNDTEIAELFNTSRSTIQYRRTSSFEKLRKYLEENADEWDEW from the coding sequence GTGGAACCTAATAGCAGGGAGTTTTACAAACAGTGTGCTTTTCAGAAGTTTTGTAATACGGTATTGCACAATGAAGCTTGCGACACCCATAGAGAACTTCGCAGACACAAGGCAAAGGAAGTGACCTTTTCCGACATGACCTTAGACGAAGCGCGGCAGCTTCATACGTTTGATGAATATTTCAAACGTGAAGCCGCCGAAACCGTCTTTGAGAAAGCCGGGAAGAAAATCACGCCAAAGCTGCTTCTTGAAGCAATCCGTACTTTGCCGGAAGAAAAGCGCAAAGCCATATTGCTGTATTACTTCGAGGGAATGAACGATACCGAGATTGCGGAGCTGTTCAACACGTCGAGAAGCACGATACAGTACAGGCGGACAAGCTCTTTTGAGAAATTAAGAAAATATCTGGAGGAAAATGCTGATGAATGGGACGAATGGTAA
- a CDS encoding helix-turn-helix domain-containing protein, producing the protein MNGTNGNEPGYPENALVPYPVIVAATKGDPDAMKIVLQHFSGYIARLSMRKLYDERGNVYFGVDHDIRERLQAKLMMAVLTFKAEE; encoded by the coding sequence ATGAATGGGACGAATGGTAACGAACCCGGCTACCCGGAAAATGCCCTTGTTCCTTATCCTGTCATTGTGGCAGCGACAAAGGGCGACCCGGACGCCATGAAGATTGTCTTGCAGCATTTCAGCGGCTACATAGCCCGCCTCTCCATGCGGAAGCTGTACGACGAGCGCGGGAACGTCTATTTTGGCGTAGACCACGACATTCGGGAACGGCTGCAAGCAAAACTGATGATGGCTGTCCTCACCTTTAAGGCAGAGGAATAA
- a CDS encoding cysteine-rich VLP domain-containing protein — protein sequence MSGIKRLTPPQSRKVNALVRRTCCNCDNGNCILLDDGDECVCPQLISYSLLCKWFRVAVLPADKLLYAELYQTGDRKKCTECGAFFASSSNSVKYCPDCRKRITRRQAAERMRKRRAPVTQ from the coding sequence ATGAGTGGGATTAAGCGGCTGACACCGCCCCAGAGCCGGAAAGTAAATGCGCTTGTGCGCCGGACGTGCTGCAACTGCGATAACGGGAACTGTATCTTACTGGACGACGGGGACGAGTGCGTATGTCCGCAGCTCATTTCCTATTCGCTTCTCTGCAAGTGGTTCCGGGTTGCGGTGCTTCCCGCCGACAAGCTGCTCTATGCGGAGCTTTACCAGACCGGGGACAGGAAGAAGTGTACCGAGTGCGGCGCGTTCTTTGCGTCAAGCTCTAACAGCGTCAAATACTGCCCCGACTGCCGGAAACGTATCACTCGCAGGCAGGCCGCCGAGCGCATGAGGAAAAGACGCGCCCCTGTTACGCAGTAG
- a CDS encoding transposon-transfer assisting family protein, with protein MTKLTVEETNLLSIYKTGSRQGLIVAMNAALPFMDGEMRDFAARTLAKVERMGEAEFAVLPIYAADEA; from the coding sequence ATGACAAAACTGACCGTAGAGGAAACAAACCTTTTGAGCATTTACAAGACCGGGAGCCGACAGGGGCTTATCGTCGCCATGAACGCCGCGCTGCCCTTTATGGACGGGGAAATGCGGGACTTTGCAGCCCGTACCCTTGCCAAAGTGGAGCGCATGGGCGAAGCGGAGTTTGCGGTGCTTCCCATTTACGCCGCTGATGAAGCATGA
- a CDS encoding cysteine-rich KTR domain-containing protein yields MLEKYWIKCPICNGKTRVQVFYNTVLRNFPLFCPKCKLTHIVDVEKLEIIIKNSEKQTF; encoded by the coding sequence ATGCTTGAAAAATATTGGATAAAATGTCCAATTTGTAACGGAAAGACGAGGGTTCAAGTATTTTATAATACGGTATTAAGAAATTTTCCTCTTTTCTGCCCTAAATGTAAATTAACGCATATCGTTGATGTTGAAAAACTAGAAATCATAATCAAAAACTCTGAAAAACAAACTTTTTAA
- a CDS encoding helix-turn-helix transcriptional regulator, with product MAKRPVPRYDFKAFGAAIKAAREGCKESRKKVGDEMFISPRYLANIENKGQHPSLQIFFELIQRYHISVDQFLLETPPEKNTQRRQLDALLDGMSDTGIRIVTATAKEISEVEKEGE from the coding sequence ATGGCAAAAAGACCAGTACCACGATACGACTTTAAGGCTTTTGGGGCAGCGATAAAGGCAGCGCGTGAGGGATGCAAGGAGAGCCGCAAGAAAGTAGGCGACGAAATGTTTATCTCGCCGCGCTACCTTGCGAACATTGAGAACAAGGGGCAGCACCCAAGTTTACAGATATTCTTTGAGCTGATACAGCGTTACCATATATCCGTAGACCAATTCCTTTTAGAAACGCCGCCGGAGAAGAACACGCAGCGGCGGCAGCTTGACGCGCTTCTTGACGGTATGAGCGATACAGGCATACGGATTGTAACCGCAACGGCAAAGGAGATTTCCGAAGTCGAAAAAGAGGGCGAATAG
- a CDS encoding YodL domain-containing protein, with protein sequence MEKKKGYSMFERDKLDPADSMRIERNIYFEEQTADLSGLTALPLEQLQALREEYAAAEQAAFEALQEQAAAWDEQAGKTLAIDKAIEYVRTPEATHTANQWEATDYGKHISNRVYQMRYHISENTRYDREKEKSIPYSWTLSWSIYTNSPHNYGQAKIAGQERKVFADKAAMEKYLNGRIKAYQHLFTEVSPPIPPEYAEHFKVNGQLLPGYAIEGEERAQPTAEKAAPTTAEPPQDTEQRKERETINEQFSILIDSRSRFETGKPGGVWLPMPTTTEQLHAAMESVGITADNPQDFFINGYSSTEDCPFDLPLSVIQSASMDELNYFGKLLEMQSDGDKDKFAAAVTHGEYAGSMKDLINLAQNLDCYWLYPTVRSEEDYGYYLIDELDELELPEEAKKYFKYEEYGRDAVSKDKGQFTEQGYIYNNQNTFTEWYRGTENEIPKEYRVMSFPQPERGGQDKTFMDAAATEQTARTAAEQPQEPRPVIPIVLTSEKPAEKLKEITDRLEQGIAELFDSERYKEYLKVMSKFHNYSFRNTVLIAMQKPDASLVAGFSAWKNNFERNVMKGQKGIKIIAPSPYKIKQEMQKIDPHTQKPIIGKDGKPVTEEKEVTIPAYKVVSVFDVSQTEGKELPDIAIDELPGDVDRYKDFFAALEKTSPVPIAFENIEGGSHGYYHLEDKRIAINEGMSELQTLKTAIHEIAHAKLHDIDLNAPKDEQQPHIDRRTREVEAESVAYTVCQHYGLDTSDYSFGYVAGWSSGRELSELKSSLETIRSAAAEIINSIDENLAELQKAQDKEQTAGQEQPTREEQAAPPEQPQPEAPAKADTAGKEKPEAAAPGKSGAQEKAGAAPKEAFTPETIYKVRRNPYSDSRENSYLLQAYVTQENGRAKMGDVLYTGTPEKCRELMGQLKSGELTEGDVKQLYAKAQETAQTAGQDKDTFSIYQIKGGDETRDFRFEPYDRLQAAGNVVDRANYELVYSAPLAPETSLEDIYTRFNIDHPKDFKGHSLSVSDVVVLHQDGQDAAHFVDSVGFREVPEFLQEQKQLTPDDLETGETVKTPRGTFHVTAMSREQIEAAGYGFHHQSDDGKYLIMGNGTRAFAVAAEQAQRDNPLKTAEQTTEQNGNMIDGIINNTPTVDELEAKVKAGEQISLVDLANAVKADKERGKGAKPEKKPSIRAQLRADKEKAQKKNAKQKSQDLERS encoded by the coding sequence ATGGAAAAGAAAAAAGGTTACTCCATGTTTGAGCGTGACAAGTTAGACCCGGCTGACAGTATGCGGATAGAGCGAAATATTTATTTTGAGGAACAGACCGCTGACCTTTCCGGGCTTACCGCCCTGCCCTTAGAACAGTTACAGGCATTGCGGGAAGAATACGCGGCGGCTGAACAGGCAGCTTTTGAAGCCTTGCAAGAACAGGCGGCGGCATGGGACGAACAGGCGGGAAAGACCCTTGCCATTGACAAAGCCATTGAGTATGTGAGGACACCCGAAGCTACGCATACCGCGAACCAGTGGGAAGCTACGGACTACGGGAAGCACATCAGCAACCGCGTCTACCAAATGCGCTACCACATATCCGAGAATACCCGGTATGACAGGGAAAAAGAGAAATCCATTCCCTATTCGTGGACGCTTTCATGGAGTATTTACACCAACAGCCCCCACAATTACGGACAGGCAAAAATCGCCGGACAGGAAAGGAAAGTCTTTGCAGACAAGGCAGCTATGGAAAAATATCTGAATGGGCGTATCAAAGCCTATCAGCATTTATTCACCGAGGTATCGCCGCCTATCCCGCCAGAGTATGCAGAGCATTTCAAAGTAAACGGGCAGCTTTTACCGGGCTATGCTATCGAGGGCGAGGAACGGGCGCAGCCTACCGCTGAAAAAGCAGCCCCCACCACAGCAGAGCCGCCACAGGACACCGAACAGAGAAAGGAGCGTGAAACCATAAACGAGCAGTTTTCAATTCTTATCGACAGCCGCAGCCGCTTTGAAACAGGCAAACCGGGCGGCGTGTGGCTTCCCATGCCGACCACAACAGAGCAGCTTCATGCGGCTATGGAAAGCGTCGGCATTACCGCAGACAATCCGCAGGATTTTTTCATCAACGGGTATTCTTCTACGGAGGACTGCCCCTTTGACTTGCCGCTTTCCGTTATCCAAAGCGCAAGCATGGACGAGCTGAATTATTTTGGAAAACTTCTGGAAATGCAGAGTGACGGGGACAAGGATAAATTTGCGGCGGCGGTTACACATGGCGAGTATGCCGGAAGCATGAAAGACCTTATCAACCTTGCACAAAACCTTGACTGTTACTGGCTCTATCCCACTGTCCGCAGCGAAGAAGATTACGGTTATTATCTTATCGACGAACTGGACGAGCTGGAGCTTCCCGAAGAAGCAAAGAAATATTTCAAGTATGAAGAATACGGGCGGGACGCAGTTAGCAAGGATAAGGGGCAGTTTACCGAACAGGGCTATATCTATAACAATCAGAACACCTTTACCGAATGGTATCGGGGAACGGAAAACGAGATACCCAAAGAATACCGCGTTATGAGCTTCCCACAGCCGGAACGCGGCGGACAGGACAAGACCTTTATGGACGCAGCCGCCACAGAGCAGACCGCCCGAACCGCCGCAGAGCAGCCACAGGAGCCGCGCCCGGTTATCCCTATCGTGCTGACGAGCGAGAAGCCCGCCGAGAAATTAAAAGAGATTACCGACCGTCTGGAACAGGGTATTGCGGAACTCTTTGACAGCGAGCGTTACAAGGAATATCTGAAAGTCATGTCAAAATTCCATAATTACAGCTTCCGAAACACCGTCCTTATCGCCATGCAGAAGCCGGACGCTTCCCTTGTGGCGGGCTTTTCCGCTTGGAAGAACAACTTTGAGCGAAACGTGATGAAAGGGCAAAAGGGAATTAAAATCATTGCCCCGTCGCCCTATAAAATCAAACAGGAAATGCAGAAAATCGACCCGCACACGCAGAAGCCCATAATCGGCAAGGACGGGAAGCCCGTCACCGAGGAAAAGGAAGTCACCATACCCGCCTACAAGGTGGTATCCGTCTTTGACGTTTCCCAGACCGAGGGAAAGGAGCTGCCGGACATTGCCATTGACGAGCTGCCGGGCGACGTTGACCGCTACAAGGATTTTTTCGCAGCCCTTGAAAAGACTTCCCCCGTTCCTATCGCCTTTGAGAATATCGAGGGCGGCTCTCATGGCTACTACCACTTGGAGGACAAGCGCATTGCTATCAACGAGGGCATGAGCGAATTGCAGACCTTAAAGACCGCCATTCACGAAATCGCCCATGCGAAGCTGCACGACATTGACCTCAACGCGCCAAAGGACGAGCAGCAGCCCCACATTGACCGCCGCACCCGCGAAGTCGAAGCGGAAAGCGTCGCCTATACCGTCTGCCAACATTACGGGCTTGACACGTCGGACTACTCTTTCGGCTATGTCGCCGGGTGGAGTAGCGGGCGGGAATTGTCCGAGCTGAAAAGCTCCCTTGAAACGATACGCAGCGCAGCCGCCGAGATTATCAATTCAATAGACGAAAATCTTGCGGAGCTGCAAAAGGCACAGGACAAGGAGCAGACCGCCGGACAGGAGCAGCCCACCAGAGAGGAACAGGCAGCCCCGCCGGAGCAGCCGCAGCCGGAAGCCCCGGCAAAGGCAGATACAGCCGGGAAAGAGAAGCCGGAAGCAGCCGCACCGGGAAAATCCGGCGCACAGGAAAAGGCGGGTGCAGCCCCGAAAGAAGCCTTTACCCCGGAAACGATTTACAAGGTGCGCCGGAACCCTTACAGCGACAGCCGGGAAAACAGCTACCTCTTGCAAGCCTATGTGACACAGGAGAACGGGCGGGCGAAAATGGGCGACGTGCTTTATACGGGAACGCCGGAGAAATGCCGCGAGCTTATGGGGCAGCTCAAAAGCGGCGAGCTGACCGAGGGCGACGTAAAGCAGCTTTACGCAAAGGCACAGGAAACGGCGCAGACCGCCGGACAGGACAAAGACACCTTTTCCATTTACCAGATAAAAGGCGGGGACGAAACAAGGGATTTCCGCTTTGAGCCTTACGACCGCCTGCAGGCGGCGGGGAATGTGGTTGACAGGGCGAACTATGAGCTTGTCTATTCCGCGCCCCTTGCGCCGGAAACTTCCCTTGAAGATATTTACACCCGTTTCAATATCGACCACCCCAAAGATTTTAAGGGACACAGCCTTTCCGTTTCGGACGTGGTAGTGCTTCATCAGGACGGACAGGACGCGGCGCATTTCGTTGACAGTGTAGGTTTCCGGGAAGTGCCGGAGTTTTTACAGGAGCAGAAGCAGCTTACCCCGGACGACTTGGAAACGGGCGAAACTGTCAAAACACCGAGAGGGACTTTCCATGTAACCGCCATGAGCCGGGAGCAGATAGAAGCCGCCGGATATGGCTTTCACCACCAGTCGGACGACGGAAAGTATCTGATTATGGGGAATGGGACGCGGGCGTTTGCCGTTGCCGCAGAACAGGCGCAGCGGGACAATCCCTTGAAAACCGCCGAGCAGACCACAGAGCAGAACGGGAACATGATTGACGGTATCATCAACAACACCCCCACCGTTGACGAACTGGAAGCAAAGGTAAAGGCGGGCGAGCAGATTTCCCTTGTTGACCTGGCTAACGCTGTCAAAGCCGACAAGGAGCGCGGCAAGGGAGCGAAGCCGGAAAAGAAGCCCTCTATCCGGGCGCAGCTTAGAGCCGACAAGGAAAAGGCACAGAAGAAAAACGCAAAGCAGAAGTCACAGGACTTGGAAAGGAGCTGA
- a CDS encoding helix-turn-helix domain-containing protein: MENQKMPEYETIRAAVAGEKWAVEKVVDCYKDEIDRLSTVAVRQPDGSTKQEINEDMRQSITKKLIEALPQFPLEEMEKGNVR; the protein is encoded by the coding sequence ATGGAAAACCAGAAAATGCCGGAATATGAAACCATACGCGCCGCCGTTGCCGGGGAGAAATGGGCGGTGGAGAAAGTCGTGGATTGCTACAAGGACGAAATCGACAGGCTATCGACGGTAGCGGTCAGACAGCCAGACGGAAGCACGAAACAGGAAATCAACGAAGATATGCGCCAGTCTATCACAAAGAAGCTGATAGAAGCCCTCCCGCAGTTCCCGCTTGAAGAAATGGAAAAGGGAAATGTCAGATAG
- a CDS encoding plasmid mobilization protein, with protein MDGRKRTVQIKFRVTEAERDLILEKMKLVPTRNMAAYLRKIAIDGYIIQIDHADIKAMTAEIQKIGVNVNQIARRVNATGNAYQEDIEEIKGVLAEIWRLQRLSLLKAL; from the coding sequence ATGGACGGACGCAAAAGGACAGTGCAAATCAAATTCAGAGTGACGGAAGCGGAACGGGATTTAATACTGGAAAAAATGAAGCTCGTACCCACCCGGAACATGGCGGCGTATCTGCGGAAGATTGCCATTGACGGGTATATCATTCAGATAGACCACGCCGATATAAAGGCTATGACCGCAGAGATACAGAAAATCGGTGTCAACGTCAACCAGATAGCACGCCGCGTAAACGCGACGGGGAACGCATACCAAGAGGACATAGAGGAAATAAAGGGGGTGCTTGCGGAGATATGGCGGTTACAAAGATTAAGCCTATTAAAAGCACTCTAA
- a CDS encoding relaxase/mobilization nuclease domain-containing protein, producing MAVTKIKPIKSTLSKALDYIENPDKTDGKMLVSSFGCSYETADIEFEYTLSQALQKGNNLAFHLIQSFEPGEVDYQKAHEIGKQLADAVTKGQHEYVLTTHIDKGHVHNHIIFCAVNFVDHHKYNSNKRSYYGIRNMSDKLCRENGLSVVVPGKGSKGKSYAEYQAEKTGTSWKGKLKTTVDALIPQVSSFEELLTRLQAAGYEIKPGKYVSCRAPGQERFTRLKTLGADYTEEAVRERIAGRRTKVAKAPREQRGVSLLIDIENSIKAAQSKGYEQWAKIHNLKQAAKTMNFLTEHKIEQYADLVSRIEEMAAESGQAADALKNAEKRLAEMAVLIKNVSTYQKTKPVYDAYRKARNREKYRAGQEQAIILHEAAVRSLKAAGIAKLPNLAALQSEYEALQAQKEALYADYGKLKKKVREYDIIKQNIDSILQADRQPEREKETERG from the coding sequence ATGGCGGTTACAAAGATTAAGCCTATTAAAAGCACTCTAAGCAAAGCCCTTGACTATATCGAAAACCCGGACAAGACGGACGGGAAAATGCTTGTGTCCTCTTTCGGTTGCTCCTATGAAACGGCAGATATTGAGTTTGAATATACCCTGTCGCAAGCACTCCAAAAGGGGAACAATTTAGCCTTTCATCTGATACAGTCCTTTGAGCCGGGGGAAGTCGATTATCAGAAAGCCCATGAAATCGGAAAGCAGCTTGCCGACGCGGTAACAAAGGGGCAGCATGAGTATGTACTCACGACGCACATTGACAAAGGACACGTCCATAACCATATCATTTTTTGCGCGGTGAACTTTGTAGACCACCATAAATACAATTCCAACAAAAGGAGCTATTACGGCATACGGAACATGAGCGACAAGCTGTGCCGGGAAAATGGCTTGTCCGTTGTCGTCCCCGGCAAGGGCAGCAAGGGAAAGAGCTATGCGGAGTACCAGGCAGAAAAGACGGGTACAAGTTGGAAAGGCAAGCTGAAAACCACTGTTGACGCGCTTATCCCCCAAGTTTCCAGTTTTGAGGAATTGCTAACGCGGTTACAGGCGGCGGGCTATGAGATAAAGCCGGGGAAATATGTATCATGCCGCGCCCCCGGACAGGAACGCTTCACCCGCCTTAAAACCCTCGGCGCAGACTATACAGAGGAAGCCGTAAGGGAACGGATAGCGGGCAGACGGACAAAGGTGGCGAAAGCTCCCAGAGAGCAGCGCGGCGTGTCGCTGCTTATCGACATTGAGAACAGTATCAAGGCAGCGCAGAGTAAGGGCTATGAACAGTGGGCGAAAATCCACAATCTGAAACAGGCAGCTAAAACAATGAATTTCTTGACGGAACATAAGATTGAGCAGTACGCGGATTTAGTCAGCCGGATTGAGGAAATGGCAGCGGAAAGCGGACAGGCGGCAGACGCATTGAAGAACGCCGAAAAGCGGCTTGCGGAAATGGCGGTGCTTATCAAGAATGTTTCCACCTATCAAAAGACAAAGCCTGTCTATGACGCATACCGCAAGGCAAGGAACAGGGAGAAGTACCGCGCCGGACAGGAACAGGCAATTATCCTCCATGAAGCCGCCGTAAGGTCACTGAAAGCGGCGGGCATTGCGAAGCTCCCGAACCTCGCCGCGCTGCAATCGGAGTATGAAGCCCTCCAAGCGCAGAAAGAAGCCCTTTACGCCGACTATGGAAAATTGAAAAAGAAAGTCCGGGAATATGATATTATCAAGCAGAACATTGACAGCATTTTACAGGCAGACAGACAGCCGGAACGGGAAAAGGAAACAGAACGCGGATAA
- a CDS encoding DNA topoisomerase 3 has protein sequence MAFRLVIAEKPSVAQTIAAALGIKGKQDGYIEGGGYLISWCVGHLVQLAEAAAYGEQYKKWSFDSLPILPEEWQYAVDPDKGKQFKTIKELMHRADVSEVVNACDAGREGELIFRFVYEVAGCKKPMRRLWISSMEDGAIKAGFASLKDGRDYGALFASALCRAKADWLIGINATRLFSCLYGKTLNVGRVQTPTLKMLTDRDAAISHFQKEKYYHVRLDLSGADAASERISDKAEADALKGACEAGKAVCVSLTREKKTAAPPKLFDLTSLQRETNRIFGYTAKQTLDLAQSLYEKRLLTYPRTDSSFLTDDMGGTAADIIALLCEKLPFMAGADFTPEIAKVLDSKKVSDHHAIIPTMELAKADPDALPESEKNILTLAGARLLFATAEPHIYEAVTAVFSCAGTDFTARGKTVLAEGWKELERRYRATLKDKPEAEDGENEGVTLPELSEGQNFPNPAAKVTEHTTTPPKPHSEASLLSAMERAGNGDTDPDAERRGLGTPATRAAVIEKLVKGGFAERKGKQLIPTQNGAALISVLPDMLTSPQLTAEWENNLTQIAKGAADPGEFLSGIEAMARELVQTHAAALDGKKDLFREEKPSVGKCPRCGSPVHEGKKNYYCSNKECAFVMWKNDRFFEERKTAFSAKIAAALLKSGKVNVKKLYSPKTGKTYDGTIVLADTGGKYVNYRIEVQKN, from the coding sequence ATGGCATTTAGACTTGTGATTGCAGAAAAGCCGAGCGTGGCGCAGACTATCGCCGCCGCGCTTGGCATTAAGGGGAAACAGGACGGGTATATCGAGGGCGGCGGCTACCTCATTTCATGGTGCGTCGGGCATTTGGTACAGCTTGCGGAAGCTGCCGCCTACGGGGAGCAATATAAAAAATGGAGTTTTGACAGCTTACCCATTCTGCCGGAGGAATGGCAGTACGCCGTTGACCCGGACAAGGGGAAGCAATTCAAAACCATTAAAGAGCTTATGCACCGCGCCGACGTTTCCGAAGTGGTAAATGCGTGTGACGCGGGGCGCGAGGGTGAATTGATTTTCCGCTTTGTCTACGAAGTGGCGGGCTGCAAGAAGCCCATGCGCCGCTTGTGGATTTCTTCAATGGAGGACGGGGCGATTAAGGCGGGCTTTGCTTCCCTCAAAGACGGGCGGGACTATGGCGCGCTCTTTGCGTCCGCCCTCTGCCGCGCAAAGGCTGACTGGCTTATCGGCATTAACGCCACCCGGCTTTTCTCCTGCCTGTATGGAAAGACCTTGAACGTGGGGCGCGTCCAGACCCCGACCTTAAAAATGCTCACCGACCGGGACGCGGCTATCTCCCATTTCCAGAAAGAAAAATATTATCATGTTCGCCTTGATTTATCCGGCGCGGACGCGGCAAGCGAAAGGATTTCGGACAAGGCAGAAGCCGACGCGCTGAAAGGGGCTTGCGAAGCGGGAAAGGCGGTATGCGTTTCCCTTACCAGAGAGAAGAAAACCGCAGCCCCGCCAAAGCTCTTTGACCTTACCTCTTTGCAGCGGGAAACGAACCGCATTTTCGGTTACACCGCAAAGCAGACCCTTGACCTTGCACAATCCCTTTATGAAAAGCGGCTCCTTACTTATCCGAGGACGGACAGCAGCTTTCTTACTGACGACATGGGCGGCACCGCAGCGGACATTATCGCGCTGCTTTGCGAAAAGCTCCCCTTTATGGCGGGCGCGGACTTCACGCCGGAGATTGCAAAGGTATTAGACAGCAAGAAAGTATCAGACCACCACGCAATCATTCCCACTATGGAGCTTGCAAAGGCTGACCCGGACGCGCTGCCGGAAAGCGAGAAGAATATCCTTACCCTTGCGGGGGCGCGTCTGCTTTTTGCCACCGCCGAGCCGCATATTTATGAAGCGGTTACGGCGGTTTTCTCATGCGCCGGGACAGACTTCACCGCAAGGGGAAAGACCGTACTTGCGGAGGGTTGGAAAGAGCTTGAACGCAGATACCGGGCGACGCTGAAAGATAAGCCCGAAGCAGAGGACGGGGAAAATGAGGGCGTGACGCTGCCGGAGCTTTCCGAGGGACAGAACTTTCCTAACCCCGCCGCAAAAGTAACGGAGCATACCACAACGCCGCCGAAGCCCCACAGCGAAGCGTCGCTTCTCTCTGCTATGGAGCGAGCCGGGAACGGGGACACCGACCCGGACGCGGAACGCCGGGGGCTTGGCACTCCCGCCACCCGCGCCGCCGTCATTGAAAAACTGGTAAAGGGCGGCTTTGCAGAGCGCAAGGGGAAGCAGCTTATCCCCACGCAGAACGGAGCCGCCCTTATATCAGTCTTGCCGGATATGCTCACTTCCCCGCAGCTTACCGCAGAATGGGAAAACAATCTGACGCAGATAGCAAAGGGAGCCGCAGACCCCGGCGAATTTCTGTCCGGCATTGAAGCTATGGCGCGGGAGCTTGTGCAGACACACGCCGCAGCACTGGACGGGAAAAAGGATTTGTTCCGGGAGGAAAAGCCCTCTGTCGGCAAATGCCCCCGTTGCGGTTCCCCCGTCCATGAGGGGAAGAAAAACTATTATTGCAGCAACAAAGAATGTGCCTTTGTCATGTGGAAGAATGACCGCTTTTTCGAGGAACGCAAGACCGCTTTTTCCGCGAAGATTGCCGCCGCGCTCCTTAAATCCGGCAAAGTGAATGTGAAGAAGCTCTATTCCCCGAAAACAGGCAAGACCTATGACGGAACTATCGTTCTGGCTGACACTGGCGGGAAATACGTCAACTACCGTATCGAAGTACAGAAGAACTAA